One segment of Schistocerca cancellata isolate TAMUIC-IGC-003103 chromosome 2, iqSchCanc2.1, whole genome shotgun sequence DNA contains the following:
- the LOC126158491 gene encoding cuticle protein 18.6-like, which produces MCLGFSLRSTCSLNLPSRALCLQLIVLSIVMAAAHAGYLGAPAVYAPGAPLAARAYAAPAYAAPLARAYAAPVARAYAPAVAAPAAVAAEYDPHPEYSFAYNVQDALTGDSKTQHESRSGDVVQGSYSLVEPDGSVRTVDYTADPVNGFNAVVHKEAGAHPAPAIAAPAYAAPIARAAYAAPIARAAYAAPALAYGGAYHG; this is translated from the coding sequence ATGTGTCTGGGTTTTTCTCTTCGTAGTACTTGCAGTCTGAATTTACCGTCACGAGCCCTGTGTTTGCAGCTGATCGTTCTGTCTATCGTGATGGCGGCGGCGCACGCCGGGTACCTGGGTGCTCCCGCAGTCTACGCCCCTGGCGCGCCGCTGGCTGCCCGGGCCTACGCCGCCCCTGCCTATGCCGCCCCCCTCGCCAGAGCCTACGCCGCCCCCGTCGCCAGGGCCTACGCCCCAGCagtggccgcccccgccgccgtcgCTGCCGAGTACGACCCGCACCCCGAGTACAGCTTCGCGTACAACGTCCAGGACGCCCTCACCGGTGACTCCAAGACCCAGCACGAGAGCCGCAGCGGTGACGTCGTCCAGGGCAGCTACAGCCTGGTCGAGCCCGACGGCTCCGTCCGCACCGTCGACTACACCGCCGACCCCGTCAACGGCTTCAACGCCGTCGTGCACAAGGAGGCCGGCGCCCACCCCGCACCTGCGATCGCCGCCCCCGCCTACGCCGCCCCCATCGCCAGGGCTGCCTACGCTGCCCCCATCGCTAGGGCTGCTTATGCTGCTCCTGCCCTCGCATATGGAGGTGCTTACCACGGCTAA